The Aminithiophilus ramosus genome contains a region encoding:
- a CDS encoding class I SAM-dependent methyltransferase, which yields MTAVERRQGFGHPCSFHIHDPERIFDVLDLKEGTSFLDLGCGTGAYSRLAARRIGPSGKVFALDRRGDLLRSLRDEAAEEGLTQLAVVVADITEPLPVADETVDVCFLCTVLHSFREEKDRSALFGEMRRVLKSGGRAAVVECRKGRTDFGPPERWRLSEEAVDDLAVGAGLRKVSTTDLGLTFLALHEKT from the coding sequence GTGACGGCAGTGGAAAGAAGACAGGGCTTCGGCCATCCCTGCAGCTTTCACATTCACGATCCCGAGAGGATTTTCGACGTCCTCGACCTGAAGGAGGGGACCTCCTTTCTCGATCTGGGCTGCGGAACCGGCGCCTACAGCCGCCTCGCGGCCCGCAGGATCGGCCCTTCGGGAAAGGTCTTCGCCCTCGACAGAAGAGGCGATCTCCTCCGAAGCCTCCGAGACGAGGCCGCAGAGGAAGGGCTCACGCAACTGGCCGTCGTCGTCGCCGACATCACTGAGCCCCTTCCCGTCGCCGACGAAACCGTCGACGTCTGCTTCCTCTGCACCGTCCTCCACTCCTTTCGGGAAGAGAAGGACCGGTCGGCCCTCTTCGGCGAAATGCGCCGCGTCCTCAAAAGCGGCGGACGGGCCGCCGTCGTCGAATGCCGCAAGGGAAGGACCGACTTCGGTCCGCCCGAAAGGTGGCGCCTCTCGGAGGAGGCCGTCGACGACCTGGCCGTCGGGGCCGGGCTGAGAAAGGTCTCGACGACGGACCTGGGCCTCACCTTCCTGGCCCTTCACGAAAAGACCTGA
- a CDS encoding TRAP transporter large permease, producing MLSTVLVVILLLLAITLASGLWIGVSLFYVGAASLLSFTSLPVERILGSVIWNNASSSTLMALPLFILMGELLVKTRLSEDLFDGLTPWLGRLPGGLLHVNVVACALFAAITGSVNATTATVGKITIPEFEKRGYSDSLSIGSLTASGTLGILIPPSMPMLIYGVVAQASIGKLFIAGLVPGLGLMFFFSLYIAVMSLLDRKATGAEALRFTWEERFRSLPKILPVAILIAFVLGSIYTGWATPTEAAAIGVLGATVLAVLTGCLTVPIFRDCVMGTVRTNCMIMLILIGASFFSVALGFLGLPKYISESIIALGAGKYTVMALITVVYLFLGCLIDGYSMIVMTVPIFLPLVTALGLDPIWFGIFVVILVQIANITPPIGFNLFLVTGICRHKIGFISKSVMPFIAMMIVFAFLMTVFPQIVLFLPNMM from the coding sequence ATGCTTTCGACGGTCCTCGTCGTCATCCTCCTCCTTCTCGCCATTACCTTGGCGAGCGGTCTCTGGATCGGCGTCTCCCTCTTCTACGTCGGGGCCGCCTCCCTGTTGAGCTTCACGAGCCTCCCCGTGGAGCGCATCCTGGGCAGCGTCATCTGGAACAACGCCAGCAGCAGCACCCTCATGGCCCTGCCCCTGTTCATTCTCATGGGCGAGCTTCTCGTCAAGACCCGTCTTTCCGAGGACCTTTTCGACGGCCTCACGCCCTGGCTGGGACGGCTTCCCGGCGGCCTTCTCCACGTCAACGTCGTCGCCTGCGCCCTTTTTGCCGCCATCACCGGATCGGTCAACGCCACGACGGCCACGGTGGGCAAGATCACCATCCCCGAGTTCGAGAAGCGGGGCTACAGCGACTCCCTCTCCATCGGCAGCCTCACCGCCTCGGGAACCCTGGGCATCCTCATCCCGCCCAGCATGCCCATGCTGATCTACGGCGTCGTCGCTCAGGCCAGCATCGGCAAGCTCTTCATCGCCGGTCTCGTGCCGGGGCTGGGTCTCATGTTCTTCTTCAGCCTCTACATCGCCGTCATGTCCCTCCTCGACAGGAAGGCGACGGGCGCGGAGGCCCTCCGCTTCACCTGGGAGGAGCGTTTCCGGAGTCTGCCCAAGATCCTTCCCGTGGCGATCCTCATCGCCTTCGTCCTGGGGAGCATCTACACGGGCTGGGCCACGCCGACGGAGGCGGCCGCCATCGGCGTCCTGGGCGCGACGGTCCTGGCCGTCCTCACGGGATGCCTGACGGTCCCCATCTTCCGGGACTGCGTCATGGGCACGGTGCGGACGAACTGCATGATCATGCTCATCCTCATCGGCGCCTCCTTCTTCTCCGTCGCCCTCGGCTTCCTTGGCCTGCCCAAGTACATCAGCGAGTCCATCATCGCCCTCGGCGCGGGCAAGTACACCGTCATGGCCCTCATCACCGTCGTCTACCTCTTCCTGGGCTGTCTCATCGACGGCTACTCCATGATCGTCATGACCGTCCCCATCTTCCTTCCCCTCGTGACGGCCCTGGGTCTCGATCCGATCTGGTTCGGCATCTTCGTCGTCATCCTCGTCCAGATCGCCAACATCACGCCGCCCATCGGCTTCAATCTCTTCCTCGTCACGGGCATCTGCCGCCACAAGATCGGTTTCATCTCCAAGTCGGTCATGCCCTTCATCGCCATGATGATCGTCTTCGCCTTCCTCATGACCGTCTTTCCCCAGATCGTGCTCTTCCTGCCCAACATGATGTAG
- a CDS encoding TRAP transporter small permease subunit has protein sequence MKKWIPLLDGISRFFGRVGGLCLVIGCAMIVAEIIGRSFFHATFYVVDEYTGYLMGVSSFLGLSYAEQYNGHIRMELIDYLGDRFPGLVRTAKQVCYLLAIVFALYLTYVTFQLFHSSFINNQRSYQVSETLLAIPQAFLPLGSFALFVQYVVNFIKLGQKEVKA, from the coding sequence ATGAAGAAATGGATCCCCCTTCTCGACGGCATCAGCCGCTTTTTCGGGCGCGTCGGCGGCCTCTGCCTCGTCATCGGCTGCGCCATGATCGTCGCCGAGATCATCGGACGGAGCTTTTTCCACGCCACCTTCTACGTCGTCGACGAGTACACGGGCTATCTCATGGGCGTCAGCAGCTTTCTCGGCCTCTCCTATGCCGAGCAGTACAACGGCCACATCCGCATGGAGCTCATCGATTACCTCGGAGACCGTTTCCCAGGGCTGGTCCGGACGGCCAAGCAGGTCTGCTATCTCCTGGCCATCGTCTTCGCCCTCTACCTCACCTATGTCACGTTCCAGCTCTTTCACAGTTCCTTCATCAACAACCAGCGCTCCTACCAGGTCTCGGAGACCCTTCTGGCCATCCCCCAGGCCTTCCTGCCCCTGGGCAGCTTCGCCCTCTTCGTCCAGTACGTCGTCAACTTCATCAAACTCGGGCAGAAAGAGGTGAAGGCCTGA